The genomic interval TCAGACAACAAACTTAACATAGAGGTTGTGGtttcatgaaaaataattaagccTTTTTGAGTTTCTTGCAGGATTCATCTGAACAAAAGTTTTTCCAAGCCAGTATTAAgcgaaataacaaaaaaactctAGATGCTATTCTGTCCGCTTTCATTGACCTGAgctatatttactaaaatttgtTTGCACTTACTATTCTTATCCATTCCACATTATGTAAAACGAACTTTTTGAACAAGTTGTCATTATTGTAATAATACCTGTGGCAACCCCCATTCAGGACCAAAAAGAACACAAAATAATTTGCTTTTACCAGGAGTCATTGGGCTGACCACGTTTGCCGCATGCCGGATGAGTTgtgggccaagataaccaccgagtgaACGCCCAGCCCACCAACTCGAGAAAGCGACGTGGCgacctagacggcgatggcgggatgaactgaacgacttcttgaaggactggccttTATATGCAGCAGACAGAGAGCAATGGACATATCGGGGGAGGCCTTTCTCAGTAGTGGGACAGAATAGActgataatagtaataataataataataataggagtCATTGACAGCAGTGCTTGCTATCCTGAAGCAATCAGTTGCTATAAATAAACCAAGAAATTAAAGTGGAGGTGCAGCGACAGCTCGTACCTTGTACCAGCGACAGCTCGTACCTTGGGGCAAGGGGTCCCCCTGGCGGCGCGGCGGGTGGTCGTACTCCCAGCGCAGGCGGCGGCCGCCCAGCGACAGCTCGTACCTTGTACCAGCGACAGCTCGTACCTTGGGGCAAGGGGTCCCCCTGGCGGCGCGGCGGGTGGTCGTACTCCCAGCGCAGGCGGCGGCCGCCCAGCGACAGCTCGTACCTTGTACCAGCGACAGCTCGTACCTTGGGCAAGGGGTCCCCTGGCGGCGCGGCGGGTGGTCGTAGTCCCAGCGCAGGCGGCGGCCGCCCAGCGACAGCTCGTACCTTGTACCAGCGACAGCTCGTACCTTGGGGCAAGGGGTCCCCCTGGCGGCGCGGCGGGTGGTCGTATTCCCAGCGCAGGCGGCGGCCGCCCAGCGACAGCTCGTACCTTGTACCAGCGACAGCTCGTACCTTGGGGCAAGGGGTCCCCCTGGCGGCGCGGCGGGTGGTCGTACTCCCAGCGCAGGCGGCGGCCGCCCAGCGACAGCTCGTACCTTGTACCAGCGACAGCTCGTACCTTGGGGCAAGGGGTCCCCCTGGCGGCGCGGCGGGTGGTCGTATTCCCAGCGCAGGCGGCGGCCGCCCAGCGACAGCTCGTACCTTGTACCAGCGACAGCTCGTACCTTGGGGCAAGGGGTCCCCCTGGCGGCGCGGCGGGTGGTCGTATTCCCAGCGCAGGCGGCGGCCGCCCAGCGACAGCTCGTACCTTGTACCAGCGACAGCTCGTACCTTGGGGCAAGGGGTCCCCCTGGCGGCGCGGCGGGTGGTCGTATTCCCAGCGCAGGCGGCGGCCGCCCAGCGACAGCTCGTACCTTGTACCAGCGACAGCTCGTACCTTGTACCAGCGACAGCTCGTACCTTGGGGCAAGGGGTCCCCCTGGCGGCGCGGCGGGTGGTCGTATTCCCAGCGCAGGCGGCGGCCGCCCAGCGACAGCTCGTACCTTGTACCAGCGACAGCTCGTACCTTGGGGCAAGGGGTCCCCCTGGCGGCGCGGCGGGTGGTCGTATTCCCAGCGCAGGCGGCGGCCGCCCAGCGACAGCTCGTACCTTGTACCAGCGACAGCTCGTACCTTGGGGCAAGGGGTCCCCCTGGCGGCGCGGCGGGTGGTCGTATTCCCAGCGCAGGCGGCGGCCGCCCAGCGACAGCTCGTCGCCGTGCCGCAGCGCGTGCACGCTCACGGCCGCGCCGTTCACCAGCGTCGCGCCGGACCCCACGTTGCGCACCACCGTCTAATCAATTGTCATGTTACAAAGAGATGCCTAGGTGAGTGTGGTTAGTCCACAACGCAGTATTTGTCAACATGGCACGAACGACACTATAGTCGACGCCATAATTCGTGAGACTAAATTGACAAGCCAATGACACTTACAGGGTTACCAGGGTTCGACGAAATTAAATAGTGATGTAGCCGATATCGATATTCAGTGTCGATTCGACTAAATGGTGTGCTAAGTGGcattttattgtacaatttcGGGAATATTGTTGGTGCAATTGTCACTTTCATGGAGAAAAACGAGATCTTTAGAATAGATAAActactaaatacctacttgtttttgtaAGGTTCTTCAGTATTATTTTGGATAAGGGAAGAAAAACTggtagatattattttttataagtagtatTTATTAGGTTTATAAATTGAGATTGATTCAAGAGCATGTGATCCGATCCGTGAATCGTTTCATAGGCTTAAGATCCATTACGATTTAAAGTGAAAAATCGACGAATGTCCCGTTCCGCCCCTGGGCCTATAATACTATGAAGTgtataaaattcgaacttcgtatcttgccgtcctgctgacgttaatattattcaatacgagagtgagaggggtggtatgatacgaacttcgattttagaatttcgtaatAGTCCCCCTGCCCCTGCCAATCGCGACACATTACCGGTGACAAAATGGCGTCTCTTCTGAAGATAGTGATGAAAATATTACTTCAGTTAGCGCACTGCGCACTTGGGGATGGCAATGATATCATgcgcatataaaataaataaagtggaTTTAAGGTGAGGCCAATCgaaacaataaatgaaataattctTGTTGGTTCGTATTTGCACTTCTTACAATGATATCTTACATtgcaaagtaaattattaaactaatttgaTATTGTCACCTTAAATAATGGACAAATATCACTAGAACCCAATGccgtaatgttttattatatcaACACGAACAGCACTACCCtgactgtggcaacatttgagCACAATGAATTGTCAATTTAGTCTCATGAATTATGGCGTTGACTATAGTGCACAACCTGATAAGTGAGTCTTATGGCAgataaactccaattcaatagaatctgacaatcctataaacacttccagcctactaatatgaacaccgggctgcctaaggctttgtgatgtgactattattcttttttgattcgttttagatgataattgcaacaacagggacatatataatcaagtgtgcccacgatagggtgtcttaaatatgtagaaaattgacagattctattgaattgtactttacatgAAAGTTTGAAATATCAGAAGCCTTTTTGTCTAACAACTTGGAATCACTAATGTTTTCATCACTAATTTCTGTTACAAATAAagttgcactgttgtgtttcagcttggaaagtaagacagccggtgaaattactggcacttgaggtatcccgactcaggcctctaggttggcaatgcatctctgcaatacccctggtgttgcagatgtttatgggtggtggtgatcttttaccatcaggacacccatctgcttgtttgccatccagtcaaataaaaaaaaatctttatcatatccttagatgaatgattggtctcgcgcgctcgctcgactagataccgcgctaactaaaaacaaaacgttcgtgaatgcggcaactcaatattgtagtgtgcgtaagaacggtgtaagacaatttgcaaggatgctagtgtgcgtgacgaattgtgttgccagctgctccactgttacccgaattattgggaaaataaattattctgtggtctattaagttactggttacaaaatgtatcttgggaaatacttagaaattaagaagtaattaagagtgaatgtattaatatgtttgtgtataggttaggcgtaggtttcttctttaaaaaaatggtaggtatgatgtaggtatatcaatgatcaggcctcacttttaattaaaaaaatatatatatttaaggacattcaatatttacaaattattactgaatattcatggactgagtcaccaactaagaagttttgcgtacttaacacgttgcacctatagttaaacctaatataatttacaggttaattaagactaaaataaaaataattgtttacaaaatatacatacataggtacatgcatacatacatacttacatacatacgcttgaaaaacataaccctccttcgggcagtcggtaaaaagttaacatttcaggaaaatgggtagaaatacgaaaaaaaaattttttttcgtttcccgtaatacctaagcacagaatatataatagtactggcatacagaatggacacgctccgccccgcaccggttcgagttaccccacccctcaagcgcagattgtaggaaaaccgtaggacagcagtcgggcgcgcaacgcgatgtatgtcggccgcaccgtcgcacggcactaagttcgggagcaataactttacgaaatggtgatatactgtgcattgtatgggtgtttgtcaacagccaaagataagaaaaggagttcattgctcggctcggtggccgtgagtccgcgagcaagcgccaacttgtcagtgggcgcgcgagaaattgaggttcctaccctgcctacttccttttcttaataataatgctttctaaaagtatcgcgattaatacgacatgaaataactaattaggtaccgaataattagttcaagtttgtagtcatatatttattgtaatgtaaaataataatgcttaaatacatagacagacacattttaagtaggtttaaataaaaatatatgattaacgattacatttatttacacat from Choristoneura fumiferana chromosome 25, NRCan_CFum_1, whole genome shotgun sequence carries:
- the LOC141442398 gene encoding uncharacterized protein isoform X1, which translates into the protein MSGRLVVLDRGGRAGKRFPLAAGLATLGRGAGCDIRVLLPAVSQHHATITVHANQTVVRNVGSGATLVNGAAVSVHALRHGDELSLGGRRLRWEYDHPPRRQGDPLPQGTSCRWYKVRAVAGTRYELSLGGRRLRWEYDHPPRRQGDPLPQGTSCRWYKVRAVAGTRYELSLGGRRLRWEYDHPPRRQGDPLPQGTSCRWYKVRAVAGRPPPALGIRPPAAPPGGPLAPRYELSLVQGTSCRWAAAACAGNTTTRRAARGTPCPKVRAVAGTRYELSLVQGTSCRWAAAACAGNTTTRRAARGTPCPKVRAVAGTRYELSLVQGTSCRWAAAACAGSTTTRRAARGTPCPKVRAVAGTRYELSLGGRRLRWEYDHPPRRQGDPLPQASSTGGKQVAIVQPQRRDTSNQNDSAVADAAAARGAAGGRADKRARGSLADAPPQSARLSTPTKATLWIESRRGRARAASLRHATPLRLAVLRRSAAPAKIQAPAHTDHTKQAAIMLMTGYTPKKQATLRRSTPSFVAKKRSPRASKTPRASRTPAATPGASPAASPAATPAAGSARRGTKMSSGNQTVSILEISDSEAGSFRRSRSGPSAPRPPRPPCRRAPASPR
- the LOC141442398 gene encoding uncharacterized protein isoform X3, which translates into the protein MSGRLVVLDRGGRAGKRFPLAAGLATLGRGAGCDIRVLLPAVSQHHATITVHANQTVVRNVGSGATLVNGAAVSVHALRHGDELSLGGRRLRWEYDHPPRRQGDPLPQGTSCRWYKVRAVAGTRYELSLGGRRLRWEYDHPPRRQGDPLPQGTSCRWYKVRAVAGTRYELSLGGRRLRWEYDHPPRRQGDPLPQGTSCRWYKVRAVAGTRYELSLGGRRLRWEYDHPPRRQGDPLPQGTSCRWYKVRAVAGRPPPALGVRPPAAPPGGPLAPRYELSLVQGTSCRWAAAACAGNTTTRRAARGTPCPKVRAVAGTRYELSLVQGTSCRWAAAACAGSTTTRRAARGTPCPKVRAVAGTRYELSLGGRRLRWEYDHPPRRQGDPLPQASSTGGKQVAIVQPQRRDTSNQNDSAVADAAAARGAAGGRADKRARGSLADAPPQSARLSTPTKATLWIESRRGRARAASLRHATPLRLAVLRRSAAPAKIQAPAHTDHTKQAAIMLMTGYTPKKQATLRRSTPSFVAKKRSPRASKTPRASRTPAATPGASPAASPAATPAAGSARRGTKMSSGNQTVSILEISDSEAGSFRRSRSGPSAPRPPRPPCRRAPASPR
- the LOC141442398 gene encoding uncharacterized protein isoform X2; this encodes MSGRLVVLDRGGRAGKRFPLAAGLATLGRGAGCDIRVLLPAVSQHHATITVHANQTVVRNVGSGATLVNGAAVSVHALRHGDELSLGGRRLRWEYDHPPRRQGDPLPQGTSCRWYKVRAVAGRPPPALGIRPPAAPPGGPLAPRYELSLVQGTSCRWAAAACAGNTTTRRAARGTPCPKVRAVAGTRYELSLVQGTSCRWAAAACAGNTTTRRAARGTPCPKVRAVAGTRYELSLVQGTSCRWAAAACAGNTTTRRAARGTPCPKVRAVAGTRYELSLVQGTSCRWAAAACAGNTTTRRAARGTPCPKVRAVAGTRYELSLVQGTSCRWAAAACAGSTTTRRAARGTPCPKVRAVAGTRYELSLGGRRLRWEYDHPPRRQGDPLPQASSTGGKQVAIVQPQRRDTSNQNDSAVADAAAARGAAGGRADKRARGSLADAPPQSARLSTPTKATLWIESRRGRARAASLRHATPLRLAVLRRSAAPAKIQAPAHTDHTKQAAIMLMTGYTPKKQATLRRSTPSFVAKKRSPRASKTPRASRTPAATPGASPAASPAATPAAGSARRGTKMSSGNQTVSILEISDSEAGSFRRSRSGPSAPRPPRPPCRRAPASPR